The Nostoc sp. NIES-3756 DNA window TGAATTCGCTCAAGGCTATTTGTTTTCTAAACCAATTCCACAAAACTTAGTAATGGATTTTATTGCATCAAAAAATCAATGGTAGTGATTTATATTATTCACATCTTACTACTCAAAAATTTATAATTATTTATTTATTAGTTAGCTATTATTCAAAATTGAAGTTAATAAACTTATTTTGTTGATTTTATCAAATTTTTACATATATATACTAGGATACAATTTAATATATTTTTTATAAGAAAGAATAATTTTAAATTGGAATGATTTTAAATAATAATTATAAAGGTAACATCTTGGTAGTAGATGATACACCAGATAACCTACGGCTATTGTCAGCAATGTTAACTGCCCAAGGTTTTGAAGTCCGCAAGGCTTTAAACGGTAAAATGGCACTGACTGCGTGTCAAATGGTTTTACCTGATGTCATTTTACTCGATATTAGTATGCCAGACATGGATGGCTATCAAATTTGTCAGCAGCTTAAAGCAGATGCCCACACCTGTGATATACCTGTTATCTTTATTAGTGCGTTTGATGATGTATTAGATAAAGTCAAAGCTTTTGATGTTGGTGGTGTAGATTATATTACCAAACCATTTCATGGTGCAGAGGTAATAATTCGGATTGAAAATCAAATAAATTTACGTTCTTTACAACTAAAACTAAAAGAAAAGAATTTTTTATTGCAAGATACTCTCAATAATTTAAAGAAATCGCAAGTCCAGCAAATTCAAAATGAAAAAATGGCAGCTTTAGGGCAATTAGTTGCTGGAATTGCCCATGAAGTTAATAACCCCATCAGTTTTATCTACGGCAATTTGCAATATGCTAATCAGTACATCCAAGATTTAGTCAAGATTATTGAAGTCTATCAACAAGAGTACCCAGAGCCAACACCCAAGATTCAACAAGTAGTTAAAGATACCGACTTGAATTTTGTCATGCAAGACTTACAAAATTTAATGGGTGCAATGTACAGAGGATCTGATCGCATCAGGGAAATTGTCCTAGCACTGCAAAACTTTTCTCGCCATGATGAAGCC harbors:
- a CDS encoding hybrid sensor histidine kinase/response regulator, giving the protein MILNNNYKGNILVVDDTPDNLRLLSAMLTAQGFEVRKALNGKMALTACQMVLPDVILLDISMPDMDGYQICQQLKADAHTCDIPVIFISAFDDVLDKVKAFDVGGVDYITKPFHGAEVIIRIENQINLRSLQLKLKEKNFLLQDTLNNLKKSQVQQIQNEKMAALGQLVAGIAHEVNNPISFIYGNLQYANQYIQDLVKIIEVYQQEYPEPTPKIQQVVKDTDLNFVMQDLQNLMGAMYRGSDRIREIVLALQNFSRHDEAQMKLVNIHQGIESTLLMLQHRLKATPNRPEIDVVKKYGNLPLIACYPSELNQVFMHLLNNAIDALEVSEENDSQLVRVSPKFRLSTSRVDPLWLTARQATANLQPSGLSRVRKETVTQNPQIQIRTELLDAKAIKIAIADNGVGIDESWQSRLFDPFFTTKPVGKGSGLGLSISYQIIVQKHQGQISCSSASGQGAEFVIIIPIGQSP